Proteins encoded together in one Thermococcus gammatolerans EJ3 window:
- a CDS encoding DUF2284 domain-containing protein, with amino-acid sequence MRVLWEREIPAKDIVVSPRPVWKCRACPMYGKRPGCPPHAPDWREARDWVRSFRRALLVKFEINMDDFENEKRKAILWLLDRERELFRQGKLYAMALFPGSCNLCDDCPFERGEPCRMPEKVRPSLDAIGVELSSLVEIKFSESVLYGLIMVE; translated from the coding sequence ATGCGTGTGCTCTGGGAGAGGGAAATCCCTGCCAAGGACATCGTGGTCTCACCTCGACCTGTGTGGAAGTGCAGAGCCTGCCCGATGTACGGCAAAAGGCCGGGCTGTCCTCCCCATGCCCCCGACTGGAGGGAAGCCAGAGATTGGGTCAGGTCATTCAGACGCGCCCTACTCGTGAAGTTCGAGATCAACATGGACGACTTCGAGAACGAGAAAAGAAAGGCAATCCTCTGGCTTCTTGACAGGGAGAGGGAGCTCTTCCGGCAGGGAAAGCTCTACGCAATGGCCCTCTTCCCCGGAAGCTGCAACCTCTGCGACGACTGCCCCTTTGAAAGGGGCGAACCCTGCAGGATGCCCGAGAAAGTGAGGCCGAGCTTGGACGCCATCGGTGTGGAGCTGAGCTCCCTCGTCGAGATAAAGTTCTCGGAGAGCGTCCTGTACGGCCTGATAATGGTTGAGTAG
- a CDS encoding PIN domain-containing protein, with translation MAMIEVVIEKPELQILINLLQRSGITVSYPLYEIPLFSARESERGYTLSVLAGRHDFKGRHPELPSYSDFYETFISSGIITYDNIDEFANMLEVYRVLRKGVSFAPDTNLFYHRFISSYRPLDGYQIVVAEDVKNEIEAAMNYKYRRQLLVEISREVKNGHLLHELSNRRTKKARKAAYIALKEFEALRDRIIIAERYGSGHNNDEVIVKTLKHFDEMSPSLLVFLTADLAITDVARMEGLEYFLFEYPTKELGTHEVSAYQLRTLIFNLAAVFGVIDLNGTIIYGEFGGKRKLNELKLLFRDEDLFQKFLFHLNLCRRLETIMRG, from the coding sequence ATGGCAATGATTGAGGTCGTGATAGAGAAGCCCGAGCTCCAGATACTGATAAACCTCCTCCAAAGGAGCGGAATCACCGTGAGCTACCCCCTCTATGAGATACCCCTCTTCTCGGCCAGGGAAAGCGAGAGGGGCTACACCCTCAGCGTTCTCGCGGGGAGGCATGACTTCAAAGGCAGGCACCCCGAACTTCCCTCCTACTCTGACTTCTACGAGACCTTTATCTCGTCCGGCATAATAACCTACGACAACATAGACGAGTTCGCCAACATGCTCGAGGTGTACCGGGTTCTGCGGAAGGGCGTCTCCTTCGCCCCCGACACGAACCTCTTCTACCACCGCTTTATCTCCTCCTACCGGCCGCTCGACGGTTATCAGATCGTCGTCGCCGAGGACGTTAAGAACGAGATCGAGGCGGCGATGAACTACAAGTACAGGCGCCAGCTCCTCGTGGAGATCTCACGTGAGGTGAAGAACGGCCACCTGCTCCATGAGCTCTCCAACAGGAGAACCAAAAAGGCCAGAAAAGCTGCCTACATAGCCCTCAAGGAGTTTGAGGCCCTTAGGGACAGGATAATAATAGCCGAAAGGTACGGAAGCGGCCACAACAACGACGAAGTGATAGTGAAAACCCTCAAGCACTTCGACGAGATGAGTCCTTCTCTGCTCGTTTTCCTGACGGCTGACCTGGCAATAACTGACGTGGCCAGGATGGAGGGCCTCGAGTACTTCCTCTTCGAGTACCCCACGAAAGAGCTTGGAACACACGAGGTGTCAGCCTACCAGCTGAGAACATTAATCTTTAACCTCGCGGCCGTTTTCGGCGTTATTGATCTCAACGGGACAATAATCTACGGTGAGTTTGGAGGAAAAAGAAAGCTCAACGAACTTAAGCTCCTGTTCCGGGACGAGGACCTGTTCCAGAAATTCCTGTTCCACCTGAACCTCTGCAGGCGTCTTGAGACCATAATGAGGGGATAA
- a CDS encoding pyridoxal phosphate-dependent aminotransferase: protein MALSDRLELVNPSEIRKLFDLAAGMEDVISLGIGEPDFDTPEHIKEYAKEALDRGMTHYGPNAGLPMLREAIARKLRKQNGIEADPKSEIMVLVGANQAFIMGLATFLKDGEEVLIPSPMFVSYAPAVILAGGKPVEVPTYEENEFRLSVDDLEKHVSEKTRALIINSPNNPTGAVLTKKDLEEIADFAVEHDLIVFSDEVYEHFVYDGARNHSIASLDGMFERTITINGFSKTFAMTGWRLGFVAAPAWIIEKMTRFQMYNATCPVTFAQYAAAKALEDERSWKAVEEMRKEYDRRRKLVWKRLNEMGLPTVKPKGAFYIFPRIRDTGLTDHEFSELMLKEAKVAVVPGSAFGKAGEGYIRISYATAYEKLEEAMDRMEKVLKERDLV, encoded by the coding sequence ATGGCGCTGAGCGACAGACTCGAGCTCGTCAACCCTTCTGAGATTAGAAAGCTCTTTGACCTGGCCGCCGGTATGGAGGACGTCATTTCTCTTGGAATTGGCGAACCGGACTTTGACACGCCGGAGCATATAAAAGAGTACGCAAAGGAGGCCCTTGACAGGGGCATGACTCACTACGGCCCCAACGCAGGCCTGCCGATGCTCCGCGAGGCGATAGCGAGGAAGCTCAGGAAGCAGAACGGCATCGAGGCCGACCCCAAGAGCGAGATAATGGTGCTCGTTGGGGCGAACCAGGCCTTCATAATGGGCCTTGCCACGTTTTTAAAGGACGGGGAGGAAGTCCTCATACCCAGTCCGATGTTCGTCAGCTATGCCCCGGCCGTTATTCTCGCCGGAGGAAAACCGGTTGAGGTCCCGACCTACGAGGAGAACGAGTTCCGTCTTTCCGTTGACGACCTCGAGAAGCACGTGAGCGAGAAGACGAGGGCGCTCATCATAAACTCCCCCAACAACCCCACCGGCGCGGTTCTGACCAAGAAGGACCTTGAAGAGATCGCGGACTTCGCGGTAGAGCACGACCTCATCGTCTTCAGCGATGAAGTTTACGAGCACTTCGTCTACGACGGAGCGAGAAACCACAGCATCGCTTCCCTCGACGGCATGTTCGAGAGGACGATAACGATAAACGGCTTCTCCAAGACCTTCGCCATGACGGGCTGGCGGCTCGGCTTCGTCGCGGCCCCGGCCTGGATCATCGAGAAGATGACACGCTTCCAGATGTACAACGCCACATGTCCCGTTACGTTCGCCCAGTACGCCGCTGCCAAGGCCCTTGAGGATGAACGGAGCTGGAAGGCCGTTGAGGAGATGCGGAAGGAGTACGACAGGAGGAGAAAGCTCGTTTGGAAGCGTCTTAACGAGATGGGACTCCCAACTGTCAAGCCAAAGGGAGCGTTCTACATATTCCCGAGGATCAGGGATACCGGTCTGACAGACCACGAGTTCAGCGAGCTCATGCTGAAGGAGGCGAAAGTTGCCGTCGTTCCGGGCTCGGCCTTTGGAAAGGCCGGTGAGGGCTACATCAGGATAAGCTATGCAACAGCCTACGAGAAGCTTGAGGAAGCGATGGACAGGATGGAAAAGGTCTTGAAGGAGAGGGACCTCGTTTAA
- a CDS encoding PaaI family thioesterase, whose protein sequence is MEQRTHKLTSGRLVGKPVKIEPGRAEVELLTTDEMAVDEYGLVHGSFTFGLADYAAMLAVNEPTVVLGKAEVKFLKPVKAGERLIARAEVVEDLGRKKIVRAEVLNDNGERVFEGTFHCYVLEKHVLEKGD, encoded by the coding sequence ATGGAGCAGAGGACGCACAAACTTACCTCCGGGAGGCTCGTCGGGAAGCCTGTGAAGATTGAACCCGGAAGGGCGGAGGTTGAGCTTTTAACGACCGATGAGATGGCTGTTGACGAGTACGGCCTCGTTCACGGCAGCTTCACCTTTGGCCTGGCAGACTACGCGGCCATGCTCGCCGTCAACGAGCCCACCGTCGTGCTTGGGAAAGCTGAAGTGAAGTTCCTCAAGCCCGTTAAGGCCGGTGAGCGGCTGATTGCGAGGGCCGAGGTCGTTGAGGACCTTGGCAGAAAAAAGATCGTGAGGGCAGAGGTTCTGAACGATAATGGGGAGAGGGTCTTTGAGGGCACATTCCACTGCTACGTTCTTGAGAAGCACGTGCTGGAAAAGGGGGATTAA
- a CDS encoding radical SAM protein has product MRVVLVDGYTDEPAGLGVPPYLGIYPRYAYGAIKKAKKDARVFYLTIDDLRATFLGEQGIRTRNKTPNFPKVKEILEKADLVVYIGGLHTPGKYLSAVPGSVEEVARFLRDVKATKILGGPAFMGSASMGGVKITSRELQLAESVFDYVVYGDLEAFLFDYLTSPKDADPFRFRNYNELRDYAIIGAEVVKQFPDYPDFVIVEIETQRGCPKAMGIGGCSFCTEPVRYKTVEDRPVEDVVAEVKALYDLGVRHFRVGRQSCIFSYMARPNGRVPVPNPDVIEKLFAGIRSVAPDVKTLHVDNANPAVIANYPEESVRIAKALIKYGTPGNVVAFGLESADPKVAKLNNLNATAEETYEAVKILNEVGAKRGYNGMPWLLPGINIIFGLPGETKKSYEITFQFLKRLLDDGLMVRRINIRQVVVFPGTPLWHMRSKVKTEKHKRLIQHYRHKIRHEIDLPMLKRVVPVGTVLRDVRAEVFDNGLTYGRQIGSYPLIVGIPKEVPLNRFYDVLIVDHGFRSITGIPVPINVNRESPKVLQLIPGIGKKTATRILAKRPFRSREEFFEVVDPGVREVLKDLVEL; this is encoded by the coding sequence ATGAGGGTAGTTCTTGTAGACGGCTACACCGACGAACCGGCCGGTCTCGGCGTTCCGCCATACCTTGGCATCTATCCCAGATACGCCTACGGTGCGATAAAAAAAGCCAAGAAGGACGCTCGGGTGTTCTACCTGACGATAGATGACCTTCGGGCGACTTTCCTCGGCGAGCAGGGGATAAGGACGAGGAACAAGACCCCGAACTTTCCGAAGGTTAAGGAGATTCTGGAGAAGGCCGATTTGGTGGTTTACATAGGTGGTCTCCACACACCCGGAAAATATCTCTCAGCCGTTCCGGGAAGCGTTGAAGAGGTGGCACGGTTCCTGAGGGACGTGAAGGCAACCAAAATCCTCGGCGGGCCAGCGTTCATGGGTTCGGCCTCGATGGGTGGCGTTAAAATCACGAGCCGGGAGCTCCAGCTGGCCGAGAGCGTTTTTGATTACGTCGTCTACGGAGACCTGGAGGCTTTCCTCTTCGATTACCTGACTAGCCCAAAGGACGCCGACCCCTTCAGGTTCAGGAATTATAACGAATTGCGCGATTATGCAATTATCGGCGCTGAGGTGGTTAAGCAGTTTCCCGATTATCCCGACTTCGTCATCGTGGAGATTGAAACCCAGCGGGGCTGTCCAAAGGCGATGGGCATAGGGGGCTGTTCCTTCTGCACCGAGCCAGTTCGCTATAAAACCGTCGAGGACAGGCCTGTTGAGGACGTTGTCGCCGAGGTAAAGGCCCTCTACGACCTCGGAGTGAGACACTTCAGGGTTGGGAGACAGAGCTGTATATTCTCCTATATGGCGAGGCCGAACGGACGCGTTCCGGTTCCTAACCCCGATGTCATTGAAAAGCTCTTCGCCGGAATCCGTTCGGTCGCCCCGGACGTTAAAACGCTCCACGTGGACAACGCCAACCCAGCTGTTATAGCCAACTACCCGGAGGAGAGCGTGAGGATTGCGAAGGCGCTCATAAAGTACGGGACGCCGGGCAACGTCGTTGCCTTCGGCCTCGAAAGTGCGGACCCCAAGGTTGCCAAGCTGAACAACCTGAACGCTACAGCGGAGGAAACGTATGAGGCCGTGAAGATTCTCAACGAAGTCGGGGCTAAGAGGGGCTACAACGGAATGCCATGGCTTTTACCTGGGATAAACATAATCTTCGGCCTGCCGGGCGAGACGAAGAAGAGCTACGAGATAACCTTCCAGTTCCTCAAAAGGCTCCTTGACGACGGGCTGATGGTGAGGAGGATAAACATAAGGCAGGTCGTCGTCTTTCCAGGAACGCCGCTGTGGCATATGAGAAGCAAAGTCAAGACAGAGAAGCACAAGCGCTTAATCCAGCACTACCGCCACAAGATAAGGCACGAGATTGATTTGCCGATGCTCAAAAGGGTCGTCCCGGTTGGGACGGTTCTGAGGGACGTTCGTGCTGAGGTCTTTGATAACGGCCTAACTTATGGGAGGCAGATAGGGAGCTACCCCCTCATCGTCGGGATTCCCAAGGAGGTTCCCCTAAACCGCTTCTACGACGTTCTAATCGTTGATCACGGCTTCAGGAGCATAACCGGAATCCCAGTTCCGATAAATGTGAACCGAGAGAGCCCCAAAGTTCTGCAGCTCATCCCGGGAATCGGAAAGAAGACCGCAACCAGAATCCTCGCGAAGAGGCCCTTCAGGAGCAGAGAAGAGTTCTTTGAGGTCGTGGACCCGGGAGTGCGGGAGGTTTTAAAGGATCTTGTGGAACTCTAA
- a CDS encoding calcium/sodium antiporter: MESTVVVLGTFAVGLVLLIKGSDLFIEAAARVAKGFGVSEFLIALVLASVATTLPEVTVSALAALRGSSDIALGNAIGSALANIALILGVASMILPLDVDETSWKHSVFLVAITAYVSLLMLDGTIGRLDGLSLILIYLGFLYYLYRKHMSLEPIEAERGNPKRDVLILFGSGLLVVVGAKLVVNSAVEIARAAGISEVVIGLTLVSIGTSLPEFTNAVMAALKRLPNISVGNIIGADILDILMVIGIASLIRPIKVDPEILHRTVPLTLLVMLILTFSLKRNNRVGRKTGLVFLSLYALFLYLSFSG; this comes from the coding sequence ATGGAATCAACGGTCGTCGTTCTTGGAACCTTTGCGGTAGGCCTGGTTCTCCTGATCAAGGGAAGCGACCTCTTCATAGAGGCCGCGGCGAGGGTTGCGAAGGGTTTCGGTGTGAGCGAGTTTTTGATAGCCCTCGTCCTCGCGAGCGTCGCGACGACCCTTCCCGAGGTTACGGTCTCGGCTTTAGCCGCCCTCAGGGGGAGCAGTGACATAGCCCTCGGCAATGCCATTGGAAGTGCGTTGGCCAACATAGCCCTGATCTTGGGCGTCGCTTCGATGATCCTTCCCCTTGACGTGGATGAAACCTCGTGGAAGCACTCCGTGTTCCTGGTGGCAATAACGGCTTACGTTTCGCTCCTTATGCTCGACGGCACAATAGGGAGGCTCGACGGTTTAAGCCTCATCCTCATCTACCTCGGATTCCTGTACTACCTTTACCGGAAGCACATGAGCCTCGAGCCCATCGAGGCAGAGCGGGGAAACCCCAAGAGGGACGTTCTAATACTTTTTGGCTCGGGCCTGCTCGTCGTCGTTGGTGCAAAACTCGTCGTTAACAGCGCCGTCGAAATAGCCCGGGCAGCCGGGATTTCGGAGGTCGTCATAGGCCTAACCCTCGTTTCCATAGGCACCTCCCTGCCCGAGTTCACCAACGCCGTTATGGCTGCCTTAAAGCGGCTTCCCAACATAAGCGTGGGCAACATAATCGGCGCCGACATACTTGACATCCTCATGGTGATAGGCATAGCATCGCTCATAAGGCCCATCAAGGTTGATCCCGAGATACTCCACAGAACGGTTCCGCTTACTCTCTTGGTGATGCTCATCCTGACCTTTTCCCTCAAAAGGAACAACCGCGTCGGGAGGAAGACCGGCCTCGTCTTCCTGTCCCTCTACGCCCTCTTCCTCTACCTTTCGTTCTCTGGCTGA
- a CDS encoding TIGR00288 family NYN domain-containing protein: protein MRNSIFRILRRGEKEGEEHPKKKIGLIIDGPNILRKEFGIKLEDIIEALNRIGSVRIAKVILNQYAPQGLVEAIVNQGLEPVIVAGDTDVRVAIETMEMIYTADVDVIALASRDADFLPLIIEAKRHGKETVVIGVEPGFSVALQNAADYVIKMTPSRKAENEEAR from the coding sequence ATGAGGAATAGCATCTTCAGGATACTCAGGAGGGGCGAGAAGGAGGGTGAAGAACACCCCAAGAAGAAAATCGGCCTCATCATAGACGGGCCCAACATACTGCGAAAGGAGTTCGGCATAAAGCTCGAGGACATAATCGAGGCCCTAAACAGAATCGGGAGCGTCAGGATAGCCAAGGTGATACTCAATCAATACGCCCCGCAGGGACTGGTCGAGGCGATAGTGAACCAGGGGCTCGAACCCGTTATAGTTGCGGGGGACACCGACGTCAGGGTCGCGATCGAAACGATGGAGATGATCTACACCGCCGACGTGGACGTTATAGCCCTTGCATCCCGGGACGCGGACTTCCTGCCCCTCATCATAGAGGCAAAGAGGCACGGGAAGGAGACCGTTGTAATTGGCGTTGAGCCCGGCTTTTCCGTTGCCCTCCAGAACGCCGCCGATTACGTCATCAAAATGACACCCTCCCGGAAGGCCGAGAACGAGGAAGCCCGGTGA
- a CDS encoding TIGR00288 family NYN domain-containing protein: MSGKWEKIVSMTKSGIRIIGQMKSKISRGKRIALLIDGPNMLRKELGVKLEDLVEVLSEIGDIRVAKVVLNQYAPQGLIEAVSNQGFEPMVVSGETGVKLAVEAMKEIYNPHIDVIAIATRNAEFLPVILKAKEKGKETIVIGVEPGFSVALKHAADYAIVLGGEKDEE, encoded by the coding sequence ATGAGCGGCAAGTGGGAGAAGATAGTCTCAATGACAAAGAGCGGCATAAGGATCATCGGCCAGATGAAGAGCAAGATATCGCGCGGCAAGAGAATAGCCCTTCTAATAGACGGTCCAAATATGCTGAGGAAAGAACTTGGCGTCAAGCTCGAGGATCTCGTTGAGGTTCTCTCCGAGATCGGGGACATCCGCGTCGCCAAGGTTGTTCTCAACCAGTACGCCCCCCAGGGGCTCATAGAGGCAGTTTCAAATCAGGGTTTTGAGCCGATGGTAGTCTCGGGCGAGACGGGAGTTAAGTTAGCTGTCGAGGCAATGAAGGAGATATACAACCCCCACATCGACGTCATCGCAATAGCCACGAGGAACGCGGAGTTTTTGCCCGTCATCCTCAAGGCCAAGGAAAAGGGAAAGGAAACGATCGTCATCGGTGTCGAGCCGGGATTTTCCGTTGCCCTGAAGCATGCGGCTGACTACGCCATAGTTCTCGGCGGTGAGAAAGATGAGGAATAG
- a CDS encoding tRNA(Met) cytidine acetyltransferase TmcA, protein MTVKVRFEREVRDYAKGEKVKDSVLKLTETALAQALENFHRRMIVIEGDTLRKAELAGILAGASARVLSGVLDELMKKRLRDESEDRIEVLYATDALGEETFGRKRYEAFRKHFDVLAGPNVEVKAVTFKHTRDILGRTYDLLILDMSYDYSPNDLGRIIETVRGGGLIFILAHPFEKWKDMWTGFHKSLVTPPYTIDDVKKRFNRRLIRKFTEHEGIYIITENGKARKKPKRSKSQARIKARKGVPIPEETLFPKELYEMALTEGQVEVLKAFEELVEGGMLVLTADRGRGKSVSVGIGAIGLALALKKRTRIVVTAPELENVQALFRFAKRALERLGFKPYVVEERGLIKELYARKIGLRYYPPAEGYKKSADLYILDEAAGIHVPILHKYLNKERVVYSSTIHGYEGAGRGFSVKFLKRAREKREFKELHMDEPIRYAENDPIERWLFDVLLLDAEPVELTEEDFELIEKKEVYLEEPDLDDWFENDRPDLRHFVGIYILAHYRNRPSDVALLADAPHHEARVLRLKNGKIVTAIQIAKEGGIPKKVIDKMAKGYKPRGNIIPDMMVKHHYLKEFARLKGYRIVRIATHPDAMDRGLGSKALELLEKEAREKGLDWIGSGFGASEELVRFWVRNGFAVVHLSPARNPVSGEFTAIVLKPISEKAKKLIKKANDEFRIRFTEWLGDTHRELEPEIARWLFETPFGEAVDYPVHLTEIQKKRLDAFTGKVLTYDTVVDAVKPIVKLYFLDGWMKPYLDERQIKLLIYRVLQAHSWEETAKLIDRTETFTMIEVRDIVRGLWYYYKRLLRA, encoded by the coding sequence GTGACCGTCAAGGTTCGCTTTGAGAGGGAAGTGAGAGACTATGCGAAGGGCGAGAAGGTTAAGGACTCGGTTCTCAAGCTCACCGAGACGGCTTTAGCCCAGGCCCTTGAGAACTTCCACAGGAGAATGATTGTAATCGAGGGCGACACGCTGAGGAAAGCCGAGTTAGCGGGAATACTGGCGGGGGCCTCTGCGAGGGTTTTGAGCGGGGTTCTCGACGAGCTGATGAAGAAGCGCCTCCGCGACGAGAGCGAGGACAGGATAGAGGTTCTCTACGCCACCGACGCGCTCGGCGAGGAGACCTTTGGAAGGAAGCGCTACGAGGCCTTCAGGAAGCACTTCGACGTCTTGGCTGGCCCAAACGTCGAGGTAAAGGCCGTTACCTTCAAGCACACCCGCGACATCCTTGGAAGAACCTACGATTTGCTCATCCTCGACATGAGCTACGACTACTCGCCGAACGACCTCGGAAGGATTATCGAGACCGTCCGCGGTGGGGGACTGATTTTCATCCTCGCTCACCCCTTCGAGAAGTGGAAGGACATGTGGACGGGCTTCCACAAGAGCCTTGTAACGCCACCTTACACGATAGACGACGTCAAGAAGAGATTCAACAGGCGCCTCATCAGGAAGTTCACGGAGCACGAGGGCATCTACATCATCACCGAGAACGGAAAGGCCAGGAAGAAGCCGAAGAGAAGCAAGAGCCAGGCGAGGATTAAAGCGAGAAAGGGCGTCCCCATCCCGGAGGAGACCCTCTTCCCGAAGGAGCTCTACGAGATGGCCCTAACCGAGGGTCAGGTTGAGGTTTTGAAGGCCTTCGAGGAGCTGGTAGAAGGCGGGATGCTCGTTCTGACGGCAGATAGGGGGAGGGGCAAGAGCGTTTCCGTTGGAATCGGCGCGATAGGTCTGGCCTTAGCTCTAAAGAAGAGGACGAGGATTGTCGTTACTGCCCCCGAGCTTGAGAACGTTCAGGCACTGTTCCGCTTCGCAAAGAGGGCCCTTGAAAGGCTCGGCTTCAAGCCCTACGTCGTTGAAGAGCGCGGGCTGATAAAGGAGCTCTACGCGAGGAAAATCGGCCTCCGCTATTACCCGCCGGCAGAAGGTTACAAGAAGAGCGCTGACCTCTACATTCTCGACGAAGCGGCAGGAATTCACGTCCCGATACTCCACAAGTACCTCAACAAGGAGCGCGTCGTTTACTCCTCAACGATTCACGGCTACGAGGGAGCGGGAAGGGGCTTCTCGGTCAAGTTCCTCAAGAGAGCCAGGGAGAAGAGAGAGTTCAAGGAGCTCCACATGGACGAGCCGATTAGGTATGCGGAAAACGACCCGATTGAGCGGTGGCTCTTCGACGTTCTCCTGCTCGACGCCGAGCCAGTAGAGCTCACCGAGGAGGACTTCGAGCTGATTGAGAAGAAGGAGGTCTATCTGGAAGAGCCCGACCTCGACGACTGGTTCGAGAACGACAGGCCTGATTTGAGGCACTTCGTCGGAATCTATATCTTGGCGCACTATCGCAACAGGCCGAGCGACGTGGCGCTTTTGGCCGACGCGCCCCACCACGAGGCTCGCGTGCTCAGGCTCAAGAACGGCAAGATAGTTACCGCCATACAGATTGCCAAGGAGGGAGGGATTCCGAAGAAGGTAATAGACAAGATGGCCAAGGGCTACAAGCCGCGCGGGAACATAATCCCCGACATGATGGTCAAGCACCATTATTTGAAGGAGTTTGCGAGGCTGAAGGGCTACCGCATAGTGAGGATTGCAACCCACCCGGACGCGATGGACAGAGGTCTCGGAAGCAAGGCACTGGAGCTCCTTGAAAAGGAGGCTCGTGAAAAGGGCCTCGACTGGATTGGTTCGGGCTTTGGAGCCAGTGAGGAACTCGTCCGCTTCTGGGTCAGGAACGGCTTCGCGGTGGTTCACCTCAGCCCCGCGAGGAACCCGGTCAGCGGTGAGTTTACGGCGATAGTCCTCAAGCCTATAAGCGAGAAGGCCAAGAAGCTCATCAAGAAGGCCAACGACGAGTTCAGGATAAGGTTTACGGAGTGGCTCGGAGATACACACAGGGAGCTTGAGCCAGAAATAGCGCGCTGGCTCTTCGAGACGCCCTTCGGCGAGGCCGTCGATTACCCGGTTCACCTCACGGAGATTCAGAAGAAGCGCCTCGACGCCTTCACGGGCAAGGTCCTGACCTACGATACCGTTGTCGACGCGGTGAAGCCGATAGTGAAGCTCTACTTCCTCGACGGCTGGATGAAGCCGTATCTCGACGAGAGACAGATAAAGCTCCTCATCTACCGCGTCCTGCAGGCCCACAGCTGGGAGGAGACGGCGAAGCTGATTGACAGAACCGAGACCTTCACAATGATCGAGGTGCGCGACATAGTGAGGGGCCTCTGGTACTACTACAAGCGCCTGCTAAGGGCATGA
- a CDS encoding cupin domain-containing protein: MKAEIKNLIDRGTYRKLPLFEGELPENSYAQIVEIKPRRTVRKHYHLHQYELFCILSGEARLGIGDREYLARPGEIFLVKPRTVHWVINERDEPFRLFVVKLNYQGDDSVWLD; the protein is encoded by the coding sequence ATGAAGGCCGAGATCAAAAACCTCATAGACCGGGGAACGTATAGAAAGCTGCCCCTCTTTGAGGGGGAACTGCCCGAGAACAGCTACGCCCAGATAGTGGAAATCAAGCCGAGGCGGACCGTCAGGAAGCACTACCATCTTCACCAGTACGAGCTGTTCTGCATACTGAGCGGGGAGGCAAGGCTCGGCATCGGGGATAGAGAGTATCTCGCTAGACCGGGCGAGATATTCCTCGTCAAGCCGAGAACCGTCCACTGGGTGATCAACGAGCGCGATGAGCCCTTCAGGCTGTTCGTGGTCAAGCTCAACTACCAGGGAGACGACTCGGTGTGGCTGGATTAG
- a CDS encoding cysteate racemase, which produces MERTIGILGGMGPLATAELFRRIVEKTPAKRDQDHPRIIIYNNPKIPDRTAFILGRGPDPRPELIDSAKKLESWGADFIIMPCNTAHFFADTIQRAIRIPLVSMIEETAERVKGMGLRKAGLLATDGTIKGLIYHRALLKRGVSIAVPGKKDQRLVMKAIYEGIKAGNLELGRELLLKVAGKLQRRSDVIIAGCTEVSVALKPEDLSVPLIDPLDVIAEKAVKLALGLEELRTP; this is translated from the coding sequence ATGGAGAGAACGATCGGCATCCTCGGCGGAATGGGCCCCCTCGCGACTGCAGAACTCTTCAGGAGGATAGTGGAGAAGACGCCTGCAAAGAGGGATCAGGATCATCCGAGGATCATAATCTACAACAATCCGAAGATACCTGACAGAACGGCCTTCATACTTGGGAGGGGCCCGGATCCAAGGCCAGAGCTCATTGACAGTGCCAAGAAGCTCGAGAGCTGGGGCGCGGACTTCATAATAATGCCCTGCAACACGGCCCATTTCTTCGCCGATACAATCCAGAGGGCGATAAGAATTCCACTAGTGAGTATGATCGAGGAAACGGCGGAGCGCGTGAAGGGAATGGGCCTCAGGAAGGCGGGCCTCCTCGCGACGGACGGGACGATTAAGGGCCTGATCTATCACCGTGCACTCCTAAAAAGGGGAGTAAGCATAGCCGTGCCCGGAAAGAAAGATCAGAGGCTCGTTATGAAGGCCATCTACGAGGGGATAAAGGCGGGAAACCTCGAGCTCGGCAGGGAGCTACTCCTGAAGGTGGCAGGGAAACTTCAGAGGAGGAGCGATGTCATAATAGCTGGCTGCACGGAGGTCAGCGTCGCCCTGAAACCCGAGGATCTGAGCGTCCCCCTGATCGACCCGCTTGACGTCATAGCCGAGAAAGCCGTGAAACTGGCGCTCGGCCTCGAGGAGCTCAGAACTCCATGA